The Macrobrachium nipponense isolate FS-2020 chromosome 13, ASM1510439v2, whole genome shotgun sequence genome has a window encoding:
- the LOC135225325 gene encoding uncharacterized protein K02A2.6-like, translating to MVVAEKKNKDLRICIDPQALNKSLKREHHPTPVIDDILPQLTKAKVFSSSDLANGYWHCVLDEKSSFLTTFQTPFGHYRWLRLPFGLNVSGEIFQKQLLLNLENLDGVVCIADDVIIYGVGETYEEAVKVHDSKIIKFLERCQAKGIKLNKSKAVLRKSEIAFLGYEITSKGLMPDPKKVEAILNMKPPTDVTGVKEFTVLEKFHEYVYGRKIIVESDHKPIASIVLKPLCNAPKRLQGMLLNILQYDVEIIHKKGKEMYVADALSRSYLPLDNYKESEFEQVNMLDYLPETLINHEIADRPWQKVGVDLMSIEKHNYLITVDYFSNFWEIDYLENTLASTVIRKLKSHFARYGLPCVLISDNGPQFVNENFKQFATDYDYEHRTSSPTHAQSNGMVESAVKTSKRLIRKAVESNKDPYLAILDHRNTPTSDKDASPSQYNLGRRTRTKLPMLSKLLENQNVNLELAKAWEKGKVVERLDERSYLIESEGKLFRRNRVQLKETPSDVHMPKVNEPVTIDIIGNEIETPVKVENKVESDRQTRSTRNKLPSKYSHYEMY from the exons atggttgtagctgaaaagaaaaataaggatttAAGAATTTGTATTGATCCACAAGCTTTAAACAAGTCTCTGAAAAGGGAACATCATCCTACCCCTGTAATTGATGATATTCTACCCCAACTGACAAAGGCAAAGGTTTTTTCATCTTCTGATTTGGCCAATGGGTATTGGCATTGTGTTCTTGATGAAAAATCTAGTTTTTTAACCACTTTTCAAACCCCTTTTGGTCACTACAGGTGGCTCAGACTACCATTCGGTTTAAATGTTAGTGGTGAGATTTTCCAAAAACAGTTACTcttgaatcttgagaatcttgaTGGTGTTGTATGTATTGCTGATGATGTTATAATTTATGGTGTAGGTGAAACGTATGAGGAAGCTGTTAAAGTCCATGATAGTAAGATAATCAAGTTTTTGGAAAGGTGCCAGGCTAAGGGTATAAAACTTAATAAGTCTAAGGCCGTATTAAGAAAATCTGAAATCGCTTTCTTAGGTTATGAAATCACAAGTAAAGGTCTCATGCCGGACCCTAAAAAGGTGGAAGCTATACTGAATATGAAACCACCAACTGATGTAACTGGTGTTAAAGAGTTTACAG TCTTAGAAAAATTTCATGAGTATGTCTATGGTCGTAAAATAATTGTTGAGAGTGATCACAAACCTATTGCTAGTATTGTTTTGAAACCCTTGTGTAATGCTCCCAAGCGACTGCAAGGAATGTTGCTTAACATTCTACAGTACGATGTtgaaatcatacataaaaaaggtaaggaAATGTATGTGGCTGATGCACTCTCAAGATCTTATTTGCCATTAGATAAttataaagaaagtgaatttgaGCAAGTTAACATGCTTGATTATTTGCCA GAAACTttaattaatcatgaaattgcTGATCGGCCATGGCAAAAGGTTGGAGTTGATCTAATGAGTATTGAAAAGCATAATTATCTTATAACTGTTGATTACTTCAGCAATTTTTGGGAAATTGACTACCTAGAAAACACATTAGCCAGTACAGTGATTAGAAAACTTAAATCTCATTTTGCTAGGTATGGATTGCCCTGTGTATTGATTAGTGATAATGGACCCCAATTTGTAAATGAGAATTTCAAACAGTTTGCAACTGATTATGATTACGAGCATAGGACAAGTAGCCCCACACATGCCCAATCTAATGGTATGGTCGAATCTGCAGTGAAAACATCTAAACGTTTAATTAGAAAAGCTGTTGAAAGTAATAAAGATCCCTATCTAGCCATTTTGGACCATAGGAATACTCCTACTAGTGATAAAGACGCCAGCCCATCACAGTATAACCTAGGTAGGAGAACACGTACCAAATTACCAATGTTATCCAAGTTACttgaaaatcaaaatgtaaatttagagttggctaag GCctgggaaaaaggaaaagttgtGGAACGATTAGATGAAAGGTCTTATCTAATTGAAAGTGAAGGCAAGCTATTTAGAAGGAATAGAGTTCAGTTGAAAGAAACCCCAAGTGATGTGCATATGCCAAAGGTAAATGAACCAGTAACTATTGACATTATTGGTAATGAAATTGAAACTCCTGTCAAAgtggaaaataaagttgaaagtgaCAGACAAACAAGgtcaaccagaaataaattaccttCTAAGTATTCTCATTATGAAATGTATTGA